In the Spirochaetota bacterium genome, ATGCATAACGGTTTCGTCGACCATACGAAGCACCGCTCGATGGTGTACTCATCGGGCGGCTACACGGGTATACAGCAGTTCAGCGCGACATGGGCGGGTGATACCGGCGGCGGGCCTAAGCCCCTTATCTCGATGATCAATCACGGCATGTCAGGACACGTGAACACGAGCTGTGATATGGATGTGTTCACTCCTGCCGGCATTCATTTCGGTTTTCTGCAGCCGTGGTCGCAGGTGTGCAGCTGGGCGTATTGGCGCCACCCGTGGCTCCTCGGCGATACGCTCCTTCCCATATTCAAGTTCTATGCGTCACTGCGCTATCGCCTCATCCCGTATATCTATTCGATGGCGCACATTGCCGAAAGGACGGGTATGCCGATACTGCGCGGAATGCCGCTCGCCTTCCCCGACGACCCGGCGGGCGATTCGCTCATCAATCAATACCTGTTCGGCGATGCCTTCCTTGTTGCGGCGTTCACCGACAAGATGCATCTCCCCGAAGGACAGTGGATGGACCTCTGGACCGGTGTCATGCATACGGGGCCGAAGGATATCGTCTGCGAAGTGCCGAAGGAACGTGGCGGACCGCTTTTCATCCGTGCGGGCGCCATCATACCGCAGTATCCCCTCATGGACCATGTCGGGCAGCGTTCTGTCGAGACCGTGACCGTCGATGTGTATCCGTCGGGCGAAAGCTCGTTCACGATGTACGAGGATGACGGGATAAGCTATCAGTATCGCGACGGGAAGATCTCCGTTACAGAGATGCGATGTTCGATGACGGAGAGCGCGATAACCGTGACCATTGAGCCGCGCAAGGGCGATTATGACGGGATGCCGAAAGCGCGTCAGTATGCGGTGGTGATGCATATCGATGAACGGCCGCGTGCGGTCGCGGTGAACGGCAAAGAGACAGCTGCCGATGCGTATGCATATGACGAAACGAAAGGGGAGCTTGTCGTCGTCGCGCCGGAGGATGCGTCGCGGAGTACGCCGCTCACGGTGATAGCGCTGCTTTAGGCGCGCACCTTCACAACGACTATCGTGATGTCGTCGGAGAGCGGCGCCCCGCTGCGGTGTCGTTCACCCGCATCGACAAAGCGCGCTATCAATTCCGCTGCGGTAGTATTCGACGGTGCTTCGGCAAGGACACGTTTTATGTTTTCCATGCCGAATTCGGTCTTGTCGGGTGATTTCGCTTCGATAAGACCGTCGGTGAACAGCAGGAAGGTATCCCCTTTCTTCATCGCAAAACGATATTCGTGATTGGTCTCTTCGAAGAATTCGATCATCCCTTCATGGCCCATGAACGCACCCTGCACTGCGGTGCCATCGTTTTTTATCGGCACAATGCCATTCGCCGAATCTTTTCTGATGAGATCGGGATGCCCCGCATTGACATATTGTATCTCCTCACCGGCAAAGCGGAGCATGATGCAGGTAAGGTAATTGTCCACATCGCCTTTCGCTTTGATGATGCTTCTGTTCGCCTTTGCTATCACTTCGGAGAGCGGCACGCTCGTGTCCGGCGTGAACATGCGGTAGAGTATGGGGCGTACGAGCGTGGTGATAAGACCTGAGGAAACGCCGTGACCGGATACGTCGAACAGGACCAGACCGGTGAGCGCACCGTTATCGTCGGTGTAGAAATCGTAGAAGTCGCCGGATACATATGAGTATGCTTCGTAGTGTACGGCCACATCGTAGCGCCCGGCGGTCGGCAATGCGGGAAGGAGTCCCCGCTGTACTTTCGCCGCCATCTGGAGGTCNNNNNNNNNNCGTGCGGAGATTCGCAAGCGTTTTTGCCATCGTGTTGAAACCATCGGCAAGCGATGCTATCTCGTCGCGGGAGTCGACGGTGACGGATACGGAAAGATCGCCCGCCTCGACACGCTTCATGCCGCCGGCGACCGTAAGCACTGCCCCGGATATCCTCTGCGAGAACCACCAGGCTATCGCGAAGGCAAGTGCACCGGCGATGAGGGCGAATGCAATACCGCCGGCGATGATGATAAGCCGCGTCTCTGCGAATGAAGCTGCATCGATGGCCGTGCCTATGAGCATCTGCTCTTCCTGCAATTGGTTCTTCACCGGGAATGCATGAAGGTAATACTGTCTGCCGCCGATGATGCGCTCGCTGCTTTCGGGAAGTGCTCCCCCGCCTTTGGATCGATTGACACGAATATGATACGGTACTGCCATGGCAGAGGAATATCGGTATCCGTTCAGAAAATGTATGCTCGCCTCACTTTTTGTCCGTTCTCCCCAGAAGGCAAGCATGGCGGCATCAATTTCACGGAACGCGGTCACGCTCACTATTCTCCCGCCTTCCGTGCGTATCGTTGTCCATGCAAGCACGGGTCCGAACACCGAGTTGAGTATGGGGCCTGAGCGTTTGAGCTGACGTGCGCTTTCAGCGCGCATGAACCGCGCGGGCGTATTCGATGAATAGCGGAGAACGAGCGTTCGTCTGTCCCGATCGACGTCATGCAGCTGCAGATACACGGGCCCACCCGTGCTGAGCTCGCCGCCCGCAAGTACGGTGTCGCAGGCGCGTTTCGATATGTCAGCGAGCGATGACAAGGTGCCGGCGATCTCCGAGTGAATGAACGATTCGCTCAATGCAGAACGTCCTGCAAGAACATCGTTCACCGCGTTGCGGTTGTAGATATAGATGAACAGTACGGTGGCAGCCGCAAGCGGCACTACGGCGAGCGATATCGATATGGCGAGCATTTTCATGGAGAGGATACGAGCATCGATGACGATATGTGTGATGAGGAGAAGCGCGGATACGAACGTGAAAAATCCGGCAAGAACGATGATGATCTTCATGATGAACGCAACGGCGGACTCCCGATGCGGCAGAAAATGAACGAGCGCAAGCGGCGACATGTCGTTCCCATACCGGAGCGGAGTGACGATAAGCGTGCCCTTGTCGGTGTGCACGATGCGCGCGGTACCGAAATCCTGCTGGCGGTAGGGAGGGTGCTCATCGAAGTATCCGTTGACCGCGGAGAGCGCTTGTGGTGCCGCGTTCCTCGGGAGCACCGTTCCATTGTAATAGACGAGGGTTTCCGCCGCGGAGATATGCTTTCGTTCGGCGTGAGAGAGCGGCGCGCAATCGATCTGGTCGGAGCTTTTTCGTATGCCCGTCATGCCGTACGGGGTGAGGCGTGTTGCGGGGAGGAGGGAAACGAAGCGCACGGTGCCGATCTTTTTGCCCGGTCGTGCCGGAACGACGAGCTCCTTGTCGTGCCCCATGAAACCGTTCGGCGAGATAGAACGGCGCGAGACTTTCGATGTGAAGTGCGGCGGGTGACCGTGGCCGAAAAGCTCCGAGGTAATACTGTAGGAAAGCCCGTCAATGATAGGCGTGCGTACGACCGTTCCATCGCTGTAGATGATGTCGACTGCTGCGACTATCGCGCCGAACGGAATGATGTCGCGCGAAGCGCTGTCAATATAGCCGTTGTATTGCACACGGAATTCGTCGGCATAACCGCTGAACGGGTAGTCGACGCTGAGCAGTGCGTCGCTGTATCCTTCGAAGGAATCGAATATCGATACATAGCGGCTGATGCGCGTTCCCTGCCAGCTGTACCATTCCCTGGACGTAATGAACGGCCCGACAATATAGTCGCCCGATGCCCCGATGAACGTTATCGCCCGCACGGCGATGGATACGCCTGCCATAAGCTGATCGAACGATATTGCATTGATCAGTGCCGGCTCGGGGAACAGAAGTTCGTACTCATCCGCGATGCCGGTCACCGCCATCGTGTTTCGGTTAAGCAGGCCTATACCGTAGCGCACCGAGGCGATGGTGTTCGTCCGCGTGTGGTGCCTGTATTCGGCGCTGAACAGGGTCACCCCGTTGGTGAGTATATGCTCGAAACGTCTGCCGCCCGCCGAATGGAACGATATGCGATATGCCTCCCCTTTATTGGTTATCTTTGCATAGGCATCGTATCCGGAAATGATCATCCGCACACCGCGTGCGCGTACCGGTACGATGCCATTGGTGAAGCTCCAGTTCAAGATCATGGATGATTCAAGGCGCATCGGCGTTCCCTGGCGGCTCTTGATGATCTTTACCGCGGGGATGAGCGGCAGGGAATCGTACCTGACGGTGCTGTCTACGTTCGAGCCGATGGCATACGCGTATAATCGTTCCGAAAACTCGTCAAAATCCATCCTTCCGGCGAAGGCCCGGGCGATGTTGCTCATCGCGGACTCATCGATCGCGGCGATACGCGCTGCCGCTGAATTCCTTCCGGCGTTCACCGCGAACCCGGCGATCCCGTACACCCCGGCGCACAAGAGCAGTGCACATGCTGAACCGACCGCGATCCAGAGCTTTATCGTAAGCGGCAGTACGATGATAAAACGCAGTGCAATGGCATAGCCCGTGAAAACAGCAAGAGCCGCGATGACGACGGCGATAAGGCCGAGGGGTGGTTTTGCACCGACGGGATTATGATATGAGCCTGACAGCCGAAGCATTTCGAGGTATTTCGGTGCCATATATGCGTTCGGACTTCCGTTCATTACGATCTGCGTTTCCCGATATGCTGTGCCGTCGGCATCGTCGATGGCAATATTGATGCCGATCCCCCGAGATGTGTTCCCTGTGCCGAACAGGTGCAGCGGGACTCGTATTTCCATAGTGTAGCGGTCGCCGAATTCCTTCGATGCGGCCACTATGCCGTAGAGCGATAGAACGGTGCTGGTCTTTTCACCGCCTTTTGCCTTATATACGAACAGCGTCTCCCCCGGTGATGTGGGCGGAAGAAAATAGAACTGAAAATCGTTCGGTCCTGAGGCAGCGTTTTTTCCGTTCCTGATGAAGTCGCCGCTCAGGAACACCTCTACGCCGTCGCCGTTGAAGTAATTTCCCGTTCTGCTTTTGTGAGTACGGGTTTCGTCGAAGACCTGACACCCGATGTAGAGGTATTCATCGTCATAGTTGAAATAGACCGTCGCGGAAAGATCATTCGTCCCCCGCCACGATCTGCTTATCTGCGCCTCAAGCGCGAGCAATTCCTTCCTGTCTATGAATACTGGCGATCTTTTATTGAAGTCGGCGATGTCGCCGTCGATGGTGATGGAATTCGTGCGTGCAACGGCAACGGGCGGGACCATTGCTGCGATTGTCGCGCCGGCGAAGAACATGGACGCAAACAGGGTAAGGAGACGGGGGTGATGACCTGTATTCATACGATCGATAGGATATCATACGCTGCAAAAAAATGACAGATGCATGCCGCACAATTGACAATCACGGATATATTGGTATAGTAAGAAATGCATATGGCAATCAGTGCAAAGGAGCCGTTTTATGGGTAATGCATTCAAGATAGCAGGCCGTCTGATATTCGGGATACCGTTGGCTGTGTTCGGTCTCCTGCATTTCATGGGTGCGCAGGGCATGCAGTCCATGATCCCCGCATACTTCGGTCCGACACGGCTTGCGCTCGTATATATCACCGGTGCGGCGCTTATCGCGGCGGCGGCGAGCGTGATAACGAAGATACTCATCAAGGTGTCCATGCCGCTCCTTGCGGTCATGCTCCTTATTTTCATCTGCACGCTGCATCTTCCGGGTATCGCTGCTGCGAACGGGAATATGCAGGCAATGACCATGTCGCTTACGGGACTGCTCAAGGACTCGGCGATAGCCGGAGCGGCGCTTTTCATAGCCGGCGCGCATTGGAACGATCAGTAGATGCCCAACGGCTCATCGTCTCCCGGAGCAAGACCGCTTATATCCCGCACAAAAGCCGTGCCGTATCGGGTTACGGGTCTGGAGAACTTCTATGCTGCCGACGGCGAGCCGTTGCCGGTGAAGCCCGTCATGGCGCTCTGCAGCTGCGGTGCTTCGAAGCAAAAGCCGTTCTGCGACGGTTCTCACGGAGAGGCGTCGCATTCTCCTGAACGATCGCCTGAGCGGGTCCCCGATAGAGTGGTCTGCTACGAAGGGGCGGAAATAACCATCGTGGATAATCGCGGTGTATGCTCACATGACGGCAGCTGTCTCTTGCTCCATCGTGTATTTGACAGACGGAAGAAGCGATGGATCAATCCCAACGGCGCATCGAAAAATGATATCATCGAGACGATAGAACAATGCCCGTCGGGTTCGTTGAGCTACATGGAGAACGGCGTACGGATACAGGATGTCGATCGTGCGCCGGCGATACGTGCTGCAAAGAACGGCCCGCTCAATGTCGAGGGAGGCGTTGTCTTTGAGGACGTTCACGGGTGCTCCCCTGAGTGCAAAGAGCATTATGCGCTCTGCCGCTGCGGCGGATCGAAGAACAAGCCCTTCTGCGACGGGACGCATCTCCATAACGGCTTTGCCGGGTGATGCGCGCCATGGACGAACGGTATGCAGGAAAGCTCATCGTGTTCGAAGGCATTGACGGGAGCGGGAAATCCACGCAGGCGGACATGCTGTATCAGCGGCTCGACCGTGAAGGGCAGCATTCGGTGCTTCTGAGCGAACCGACGAGGACAGGGCACGGGAAAACGATTCGCGATTCGTTCACCGGCGAACGGTTCTCTCCGGAAGAGGAATTGCGGCTGTTCACGCTCGACAGAAAGGACGACCTCAGGAACAATATACTGCCGGTCCTTCTCCGGGGGGATATCGTCGTTCTTGACCGCTACTATTACTCGACGGCGGCATATCAGGGCGCCCGTGGTCTCGACTGGAAGACAATACTCTGTGACCAGGAGCTTTTCGTGTACCGGCCCGATATTCTTTTTCTCGTCGATATTCCGGTGACTACGGCAATTGAGCGCATACGCTCGGCCAGGGGCGGCGGTAATTCTTTCGAGGCAGCCGACTACCTGGAACGAGTGCGGTCGTTATTTCTTTCCATGCGGTATGAATACCTGCATGTGCTTTCCGGGGAGCGGCCGGCCGCTGACCTTGCCGATGATATTTACGGTATTATCGCTGGAATTCTCTAGGAAAACGCGGAAAAAATCGATAAACATACTCTCAGAAATCCCGACAATAACTACAAGGTATTTATCCGTCGGAGTTCTGCCATGATAAAGAAGATCGCGCTCATCTGTGCGCTTGTGGCCCTTGTTGCGGGCGTGTCGTATCCGAAGGCGATGGTTCGTGTAAAGGATATCAGCTATCTCAAGGGCGTTCGCAAGAATCAGCTCAAGGGATATGGCCTTGTCGTCGGGCTCGCCGGGAAAGGCGATTCGGCGCAGAACCCGCTTACAAAAGCTACGCTTAAGAACTTCTTCGATACCATCGGTGTTTCGGTCGACGAGACGCGCATGACGACGAAGAATGTCGCTGTCGTCATGGTGACCGCGGATATCGACGGCTTTATCAACGAAGGCGACAGGATAAGCGTGATGGCTTCGAGCGTAGGTGATGCGAAAACACTTGCCGGCGGCATGCTCCTGCAGACGGCGCTCAAGGGAGCCGACGGCGTTACGTATGCGGTAGCACAAGGGAGCATCATCGTCCCGGAAGGGAGGAATACGGTCACCACGGTCGGTACTGTCCCTATGGGAGCTATTGTGGAAAAGACGCTTACGAGCGACTTCATCGAGAATGGGGCGTTCACCGTCGTGCTTTCAGCATCGGATTTCAAGACCATCAATAATATCGCCGCCGCAATACGCGGGCAGTTCGCCGATGCGCCGCTTACGCAGAACGATGCAAAAAGCATAACTGTATCGATACCGAGCAATTTCATCAGCAATACCGTCGAATTCATCTCCAAGGTCCAGGAATTGGAAGTTGAGATGGATACCACGGCAAAGGTGGTCATCGATGAACGCACGGGCGTCATCGTTATGGGCGAGGATGTCCGTGTGTCGAGTGCCGGCGTGAGCGTGGCTGGGATAAAGATAAAGATCGATGCGGCTGCCGCAGCGGATGCAGGCGGTACGCCTTCGGCGAAGAAGAAACCGAACCAGACGATACCCGACGGCGCTTCGGTGAAATCCATCGTGGATAATCTCAATGAGCTCGGTGTCGATGTGAAGGATATCATTCAGGTGCTCCTTGCGCTCAAAAGCGCCGGTGCGCTCAACGCAGAGATCATAGTGAATCCGTAGCGCGAAACGTGAGAACAGCCGGAGCATGCTCCGCTGCTCTTTGGACTATCAGCGAGCACTGGCACGGAGGATACGATCCGCTACAACGACATTCATCCGGATTCGGAATCGCGCTATGTATGCAATGCATTTGACAGGGATATTTCCGCCGATTTGAAACAGAACCTGGAAGCGTTCTCCTTCTGTGAGCTTGAGATAG is a window encoding:
- a CDS encoding CDGSH iron-sulfur domain-containing protein, with translation MPNGSSSPGARPLISRTKAVPYRVTGLENFYAADGEPLPVKPVMALCSCGASKQKPFCDGSHGEASHSPERSPERVPDRVVCYEGAEITIVDNRGVCSHDGSCLLLHRVFDRRKKRWINPNGASKNDIIETIEQCPSGSLSYMENGVRIQDVDRAPAIRAAKNGPLNVEGGVVFEDVHGCSPECKEHYALCRCGGSKNKPFCDGTHLHNGFAG
- a CDS encoding sugar-binding protein; this encodes MNTGHHPRLLTLFASMFFAGATIAAMVPPVAVARTNSITIDGDIADFNKRSPVFIDRKELLALEAQISRSWRGTNDLSATVYFNYDDEYLYIGCQVFDETRTHKSRTGNYFNGDGVEVFLSGDFIRNGKNAASGPNDFQFYFLPPTSPGETLFVYKAKGGEKTSTVLSLYGIVAASKEFGDRYTMEIRVPLHLFGTGNTSRGIGINIAIDDADGTAYRETQIVMNGSPNAYMAPKYLEMLRLSGSYHNPVGAKPPLGLIAVVIAALAVFTGYAIALRFIIVLPLTIKLWIAVGSACALLLCAGVYGIAGFAVNAGRNSAAARIAAIDESAMSNIARAFAGRMDFDEFSERLYAYAIGSNVDSTVRYDSLPLIPAVKIIKSRQGTPMRLESSMILNWSFTNGIVPVRARGVRMIISGYDAYAKITNKGEAYRISFHSAGGRRFEHILTNGVTLFSAEYRHHTRTNTIASVRYGIGLLNRNTMAVTGIADEYELLFPEPALINAISFDQLMAGVSIAVRAITFIGASGDYIVGPFITSREWYSWQGTRISRYVSIFDSFEGYSDALLSVDYPFSGYADEFRVQYNGYIDSASRDIIPFGAIVAAVDIIYSDGTVVRTPIIDGLSYSITSELFGHGHPPHFTSKVSRRSISPNGFMGHDKELVVPARPGKKIGTVRFVSLLPATRLTPYGMTGIRKSSDQIDCAPLSHAERKHISAAETLVYYNGTVLPRNAAPQALSAVNGYFDEHPPYRQQDFGTARIVHTDKGTLIVTPLRYGNDMSPLALVHFLPHRESAVAFIMKIIIVLAGFFTFVSALLLITHIVIDARILSMKMLAISISLAVVPLAAATVLFIYIYNRNAVNDVLAGRSALSESFIHSEIAGTLSSLADISKRACDTVLAGGELSTGGPVYLQLHDVDRDRRTLVLRYSSNTPARFMRAESARQLKRSGPILNSVFGPVLAWTTIRTEGGRIVSVTAFREIDAAMLAFWGERTKSEASIHFLNGYRYSSAMAVPYHIRVNRSKGGGALPESSERIIGGRQYYLHAFPVKNQLQEEQMLIGTAIDAASFAETRLIIIAGGIAFALIAGALAFAIAWWFSQRISGAVLTVAGGMKRVEAGDLSVSVTVDSRDEIASLADGFNTMAKTLANLRT
- a CDS encoding flagellar basal body P-ring protein FlgI → MIKKIALICALVALVAGVSYPKAMVRVKDISYLKGVRKNQLKGYGLVVGLAGKGDSAQNPLTKATLKNFFDTIGVSVDETRMTTKNVAVVMVTADIDGFINEGDRISVMASSVGDAKTLAGGMLLQTALKGADGVTYAVAQGSIIVPEGRNTVTTVGTVPMGAIVEKTLTSDFIENGAFTVVLSASDFKTINNIAAAIRGQFADAPLTQNDAKSITVSIPSNFISNTVEFISKVQELEVEMDTTAKVVIDERTGVIVMGEDVRVSSAGVSVAGIKIKIDAAAAADAGGTPSAKKKPNQTIPDGASVKSIVDNLNELGVDVKDIIQVLLALKSAGALNAEIIVNP
- a CDS encoding DoxX family protein, with amino-acid sequence MGNAFKIAGRLIFGIPLAVFGLLHFMGAQGMQSMIPAYFGPTRLALVYITGAALIAAAASVITKILIKVSMPLLAVMLLIFICTLHLPGIAAANGNMQAMTMSLTGLLKDSAIAGAALFIAGAHWNDQ
- the tmk gene encoding dTMP kinase, with the translated sequence MDERYAGKLIVFEGIDGSGKSTQADMLYQRLDREGQHSVLLSEPTRTGHGKTIRDSFTGERFSPEEELRLFTLDRKDDLRNNILPVLLRGDIVVLDRYYYSTAAYQGARGLDWKTILCDQELFVYRPDILFLVDIPVTTAIERIRSARGGGNSFEAADYLERVRSLFLSMRYEYLHVLSGERPAADLADDIYGIIAGIL
- a CDS encoding PP2C family protein-serine/threonine phosphatase, translated to DLQMAAKVQRGLLPALPTAGRYDVAVHYEAYSYVSGDFYDFYTDDNGALTGLVLFDVSGHGVSSGLITTLVRPILYRMFTPDTSVPLSEVIAKANRSIIKAKGDVDNYLTCIMLRFAGEEIQYVNAGHPDLIRKDSANGIVPIKNDGTAVQGAFMGHEGMIEFFEETNHEYRFAMKKGDTFLLFTDGLIEAKSPDKTEFGMENIKRVLAEAPSNTTAAELIARFVDAGERHRSGAPLSDDITIVVVKVRA